In Methylomonas sp. MK1, the genomic stretch ATCACGCCGTTACCTATGTCACCGCCCGTACTGCCGGTTTCGATCATGACCAAGCCGACATCATCGCCTATTCGGCACAATATGTGGACGACGCCGTCAGCGAAGGCGTCGTGCATTTCGATAACGACGCCTTTTATGCGCGGATTCATTCCTCGCATAAAAGCACCGATGTCGGTAATTTGAACAACGATTACAACCATCTGATCTGGTTGCCGTTCCATTTTTTGCCGGGTAACGGCGGCAAGGGGCCGGGCGAGGATCCGGACGGTACATTTATCCAGAAAATCGTCTGCCTGCCCGATAGTCCGCCGGCCAAGGAGATGGTGCAGGCGGCCGTCGCCGATAAAGGCAAACCCTACAGTCTGCATCGGCTGGGGATTGCTCTGCATGTGTATGCGGATACCTGGTCGCACCAAGGCTTTGCCGGGGTAATTCACGAGATCAACCAAGTGGAACATGCCAGAGAAATCAAAAGCTCCGGTATGTATGCCAAGCAACTCCAGCATATGCTGGAGGATTGGCTGGACGATGTCATTCCGCCCTTGGGTCATGGTCGAGCCAAGATGTTTCCCGATCTACCGTTTTTGCATTGGCAGTATAAGAACGGTCGCGGTGTCTGGGTTGATCGCGATAACCCCACGGATTTTTGCAAGGCTGCGGATGCGATGTGTAAAGCCATGCAGCAGTACCTGAATAAACCCCCAAGCGGGTTGCCGGCTGCGGATAAGGCCTTACTGAATAAAATCTTTCTGGAATTAAAAATTAAAGAAGATAAGACGCGTCATGAAAGATGGCTGGATATCGTAAAAAGCGGCTTTAACGGCGAAAAATTTAGTTTTGGCAGCGCCGAGATTAGTTACGTGGCGGAAGGTGTGGGATCCTGGAAGGAAAAAGCCTTGGGCAGCAGTTGGGATCTGCGCGTTCATCCCTATAAGCCCGGATTTTTAAGCAGTAACTGGAAGTTATTCCACGACGCCTTGCAATTGCATCGCTTGACGGTGCTGCACGATATTTTGCCCAAGTACGGCATTTGCGCGGGCTAAGCCGATAAGCAGGAGACACCTCATGAAGGCCAATACCGAAGCCGATCTATCTTGCCGTACCCTATACCCCATCGTCTTGTTACACGGCATCGGTTACCGCGACGATATGTTGATGCTGAACTCCTGGGGGCGGATCCCTAAAGTTTTGGAAGCCGCCGGCGCTCAGGTGGTTCAGGGCGGTTTGGATGCCTGGAATAGTCATGAAAACAGCGCGCTCGCGCTGAAGCCAAATATTGAGCAGCTGCTTAGCGAAACCGGCTCGACAAAGGTCAATATCATCGCTCATTCCAAGGGCGGCCTGGAAGCACGCTATCTGATTTCCAAGCTGGATATGGCCGAAAAAGTCGCCAGTCTGACCACGGTGTGCACGCCGCATCATGGCTCGGCCGTGGCGGATCTGGTCGCCGGCGACATTCCTGATACCCAAAACCTGTTGAGCGTAAATTTCTTCAAACGGCTGGCGCAGAGATTGGGGTTCGGCGCGATGGACATCCTGGCCAGAATCACCGGCGACAAAAGCCCCCAAGCCGGCATGGCCATTAAACAGCTGACTCGTAGTTATCTGGCGGAATTTAATCAACAAGTACTTGATGCGCCCGGCGTGTATTACCAGAGCTACGGCACGCTGATGCGCCGGGCTATCGACGATCCGGTGTTTGCTGCCACCCATGTGTTGCTGAAACGGATAGAAGGCGAGAACGACGGCATGGTCTCCACGCAATCCTGCCAGTGGGGCAGATTTCGCGGTTTGATCGGTGATAGCAATCTGGACCGAGGCTTGTCGCATGGTGACCTGGTGGACTATCGCGGCCTGCTGCTTACTCATTTCAATGTTCCAGCGGCATACCTCGACATCGTCAAAGACCTAAAACAACAAGGCTTTTGAGCTGGGCCTATACGTCCAGCCTAAGCAAAAAATATAACAAATACAGGGGAAGGACCATGAACAACTATCTCAATGTCGCCAATTTCCCAACCGCTTCGGAGCCTGAAACACAAGCGTTGGCCAATGCGCTCGAAGCTATTCTCGCCAACGATCTTCAAGACGGCGCGCTGCCTATGCTGGGCCGCTTTCGCAAAATTCTGGGAGACAATCTGCGCCGCGAGGAATGGGACGCTGTCCACGAAAAATTGCTGACCTTATTCAAATGCGGCATCAGCACGCTGCTGGACGGGCCGATGATAGGGGTTTCGATGTCTATTCGCGATAGCGATTATTTTAAGGAGACCGCCAAGAAACACGGCGAAAACCGTTCGATGCTGGCGCATCTGGAATGGATGGCGACGCTGTGGAATGTCACTTATGCCAGTACCGGGTTATGGATGGGTAAGACGTTTGAGCCGGTGACTAAAGAGGTGTTTGCCGGCAAATGCGGCCACGATCCCGTCGCGATCTTTAATTACGACCCGGAAACGACTCGTATCGGCCGGAATTTTTTCCGCGAACCGGATGATCCCAATTTCATTCAAAGCTTGGGCATGCCGGTCCTAACCCAGTTCTGGAATCTGCGGGACAGGCCTTTGGATACCAAAGCGCAGGGCTTCGATAGCCAATTGCTTGCGCAAAATCTGGCCAAGGAAAAAGCCATTCCGTATGTGAAAACCGGCGGGATTTTCCTGTCCTTGCCCGGCAAGTCAGTGGTTGGAGAGATGAACGGCAAAGCCGTGTATCAGCTTAACTATCGTTGGCATGACTTACATCCGGCGTTCCCGATGACCCGCCTAATCGACGAGTTGGTACAAATAGAGGAGGGCGTCTATCTGGGTCAACTGGTTATGGCCACCCATCATTACAGTCTCGGCACGTTGCAGATACCTTTGTTTGGCGATCATCCGTCGGAGTGGGAATTGGGCGAAGCGTATACCGGCGATAATTCGGTCGATTACGGCTATCAAAATAACGGCTTTTTTTTGATGATAGATACCGCTCGCGCCAGGGAAGCGTTCGCCGACGCAGCCTTTCCGAACCTGCGGCCCCGGCCCGGCGAACGCGGCTGGAAGGAATTAGGCTACGACAAGCCAGTAAGGGCCAAACCGGGCGCCTCAGCGGACGGCGTGGAATGGACGAGCGGCTGGCGCGACGATCCCGAATTGCAGCGTAAATTCACCACACTTTGCCTGGAAGCGTCGCCAAAAACTGACGATGGCGATGTGCGGGAGTTGCTACAGCCAGGCGAATCAATTTTGCAAATGTTGCAACGCCAGCAAGGCAAGATTTCCGCGGCCAGCGGTTTCGACGATCACCTGCGGCATTTTGAGGTGTTGAATCGTCTGTTTCGTTGCGGCGTTGCGCCACGTATTGCCGATGGCGTGTTTCAAGGCCAGGGCCTGGGCTACAACACCCGCTTCGATGCGCCCGAAGCGCGCGCTTGGTACGGGCAAAGCGATCCTTGCAGCGGCTTTGATTATTACCACGGCGCCACGCTGAATTTGCATTGGGGCTTTGGCGACAGCTTTATCGCCAACATCGCTCGCTCTTTGCAGGAACACAGCATGATTCCGGCCGCGCTGGCCGATAGGCTGCAAAACGATCCGCGCGCGCCTAATTTGCTGAACGCGGTATGGGCCAACATCGGCCGCTTTATATTTCCTTGGGCAGGTAAATCTTTCGAACGGATCAGCGGCCGTAAGTTGAGCATGCTGCTGGACGAGAGCGACGACCTGGCGCAGCGCTATCCGGAGCGGGTAGCCGAGCTAAAAGCCCATCCGGCCAGCTTTCCGCATTACGCCTTAGTTGAAAAAAATCGTGAGCATTATTGGCCAGAGCCGGGTGTTTACGCCGAGCATTTGAGCAGCGGCAGTTGGGACCAAGGCATGTCTAAAGCCGACAAGTCCTTCTGGGAACGGGAAGCTGCCGAACATTGGGTATTTGGCAATAACATCCAGGATTCGCGCATCCTACCCACCGATGCGTTGTTCAGAGTATTGGATATGAATTACCATCCGCCGCTGCCATCCATACAACAGATCACCGATGCCGGACCGTCGCCGTTCGTCAGGCAGGGCTATAGCTTTTTGGGTGTAGATGATCGGGAATCGATTTTGCCGATGAACAACGGACCGGATAAAGCCAAGAAAGTATTCCAGTTTCACTACCGCTATCCGCTAATCGGCGGTCCGGCGCCAATCGGTACGTGTCTGGATGAATTGGTGGAGCTTGCGGAGGGTTTGTTCCTGGGCCAGCTGATATATTCCACCGCTTTGCTGGTGCCGTTTCACTCAGCTACCGATCCGGCGGAATACCAATACCAGCTATTCGGTTATTTCCTATTGCTGGATAACACCTGGGAGAAACATCGGCAGGCGATAGGTTTTGATATCAACAGCTAACTTGGCGGGTCGGCTGGTTGCCGCAGGGACTCTTTTTGCGAGAGCCCCTCGACAAGGTTTTTGTTGGAACGGCAGGATTGGCGCTTAACGTTTTTCGTCAACTTCCTCGCCGATTTCCCATTCCTCGGTAGCGGTTTCGATAATTTTTCCGCTGGCGGCGTCGATTTCGACTTTGGTTTCTAAGCCTTTGTCGTTGACGATGTCGAATTCATAAGATGAGCCGCCGTTTTCCTCGACTTCGTATTCGACTTCCTCAATCTTGCCCGGGTTGGCTTTTAGCGCAATCGTTGCGGCATCTTCCTCGGTGACTTTGACATTCTTTTTGAATGCCAGGCTATTCGGATCGGCCACTTCAGATTCTTTTTCGGTCAGCTTGCCGCTGTCGGCATCGCACATGAACTCCCATTCCTGGCGGTTGCTGTCGCGCAGTTCCAATTCGTAAGCGCCTTTGCCGGCTACGTTGAGCTTTTCCAGTTTGACCAGTTCGCCCGCTTTTTCTTTTTTTACGGCTTGGATGCAGTTTTCCAGGCCTTGATCGGCTGCCACGGCACTAGCGGACAACATGCCAAAACCGGCTAATACAGATAATGTTAACAATGACTTTTTCATAAGCTACCTCGCAAATAAAAGGAAAAATTCCCGAATGACGGGAATCATACGCTGTTATCGATAATCAAGCCATGGCAATTCGCAAACTTTCTGAGCGAGCCTCGATTATCGATAGCCAGTTTAAGTTTGATTTGAGTTTGGCAATTGGACACGGTCTTACTGCTGATGCCCAATTGCAGCGCTATCGCTTGCAATGAACAGCCTTCGGCTAACAGACAAAATACATCGAATTCGCGGGAGCTGAGCGATACAAATGGATCTAACTGCTTTTTGATTTGCCGCATGGCCAACAACTGCGCTATGTTTTGGTCCAGGTAATATTCACCTTGCACAAGCTTGCAGATGATCTCGGCCAACTTCACCGCGTCGGGAAGCACTGCTAACAATCCCGTCACACCGGCCTGCATATAAGTCACGGCATGGGCGCTGGAATGGCGAAGCAGGACCATAAATTTACACGCGGGAGCAATAGATTTTATTTGATCGATCAGAGTCAGATTCTCCTGCAAGGCCGCCTCTCCATCGATCAGGACTAGGTCTAAAGCCGCGAAATTCATCGGGCCCGCAGTATTTGGCTCCATTGTTACGACCACAATACCTTGTTTCTCCAGCTCTACCGGATCAAGGCCAATTTCTGCAAACCCTGGTGGTAGCAATAGTCTGATGACTGACACAATATCTTGCCTTTTGTCTAAACGGGTGTAATTGCCAAGCCAAGCCCTTGTGGTGCAAAAGGCATTGTTCTCTCTGGCGTCGATGGGCTCGCCTTTTGATTAGGGTTTTGGTTTGAGCCTAGCTGACGTTGGAGATTAACAGAAACAGGGCGTGTTAACGCTGTTCTAATGACTCTCGATGTTTTTCAGCATCCGTTCTATGGACTGCATGTAGATCTGTACGCTGCTCTCAAAAGCCGGCGATATGGCGGTAAATTGAAAGCCTATCCGATGCGCCGTGCTTATCGTACTGGTTTTAACGTCGATACTGTATTTGGCGCGCAGCCCGACATCGGCATGATGATGTTCGTGATCGTGCAGGAATAATGTGCAACTGACCGCTTCGATAGACAGTAAATCTTGTTGTAACGCATGCTCGGGATTGATTAAGGCCAGACCGCACAAACCGATATCCAGCAGTTTGAAGGTTTTTGTAAGGGCAGATTGAACGCCAGTGGTGGCGTCGGTTACGTTAAAGTTAAACTGGCAATAGGTGCCGACATGCGATTGCGGTACTTTCACCCGATAATAATTACGCCGCTGCCGCCAATACAGCCTATCAGGCAAGGGCATCATTAACACTGGGCCCTGCGGGCTTTGCACCAGTTTGATGTTCACCCCTTGAAATGTCGCTTCAATCCCATCCACCTGCGTGAAGAAATGCACACGCTTGGTCAGTAACAGACGGTCCGTCAATTCTTTCGTCGGCGCAATGTCTATCGCCAACGTATTATGCTTAAGGTCAATTTGCACGATCGCGGTTAAAAACGATTGATTATTCACGCCGTAGCGAGCGGACAAAATACAATTACGCTGCTGGATTTCAGTTAGGTAATTGACAATCTGTTTCTGGTTAAAAATCGCGTAGTCGTCTTCCATCGATAGTTATCGTAGGTTTTGCAAATATTCGGAAAATATAGGTTAAAAGTCGGATTATTGCTGGCTTGAAACTGGGAGTATTTAATGTTTAATGTGGAGAAGTGTAGAGACGTGTAGGTCAGGGTACGTGACAGCGTTCTCTGACTTAGCGAACTCTATGAATGCAGTGAATTATGTAGGTCACGTTGGCGTGATACGACTGTATGGATGCAGGAAGTAGGGCAACGCAGGAGCAGTTGCCGAGCGGCTACGTGACGAATCGAAGCCAAGTTGTCAGGGAACGCTAGCGCGCACCCTGACCTACGCACTGGCAAAATCTCAATCCATTTCAGTCCATTTATGTTTCATTATGGTTTACCTAAATCACATAACGTAGAGCTAAGGCGCGCGCCTGTCGCGGAAGACTGGCGAAGCCACCGAAGTCGGAAAAACAACAAAGCTTCAAAACCGCCCCGAAAAGGCGCGTCCCGCTTGATCGCAATGTTAGGCTCTGCAATCAGATTTATTAATCCCCTGTTGATCATCATAGTTTATGCTCACTTCCTTTGGTAGATCAAGGCAAGGGATTGCGGCGTTTAATGACTGTGTAAATTGCTTCTTTAGCCTTGGTGTTTTTAGGGCTTTCACAAGAACGTCAATACCCGCTAAGACAGATAAGTCATAAGCTACCTCGCGTGAGATTGCAGGGCTTTCTAGCCACGGCGTAGGATCTGGTTTTCCAGGTTCAATAAAGTCAATCGGAGGACGAGGGAGTTTTATGATTGGGACATAAAAACAGTATTTTTTTCCGCCTAACTCAAAACATGCTTGCATTTTAATTCTCCTAAGCGATTGTTAATATGAATAAAAAACTATTTCGTGTTTTGAAACCTAACGTTAATTAATAACCCGATGCCAGGTCTTTTAAAAAATAAAAATACAAACCAAAACATCGAATTAAGACTGAGTTTAAAACCACTTAATTGTGTTGTCTGTGAACTATTACCGCTGAAGCTTTTGGTTAATTGTGCCTAACGCAAAAGCTAACCCGCGTAGCGAAGTCGGGTTGAGCGGCGGGTTATGCTAAAGGCGCTCACCTTTTTTAAGTTCGTAAACATACGGTTCGGAATCTTTAACGTAGCTTCCGTGATACCCAGCCCGCGTAGGGCGCATCAGCGAAGCGTCATGTGCCGGATCATCAAAAACCAACAAACGACGTATACCGGCAAGCCTATTCGACGGCATACGTGTATATCAAATACGTCATGAAGTACCAGAGCAAATCCTGAATACTTGCTAACTCCGAATATTTTCCGCCATAACATCCCGCAGACTTCCCGCGGCATATTTGTGCAACACGCTGGCAACCAATGTCTGATAAGGCAATCCTTCCTGCAAGGCTCGGCGCTGTAACGCCGCTAAATCCCTGGCGGATATTCTGATGTTGATACGCTTGTCTTTTTTAAAGGTAGCCTCGGCAGTTTTGGTTAAATCTGCCTTGCGCTCTTCGGTCAATATGGATTCGAATTCGTCGGCTTCGAAGGCAGCCAATAATGCCTGTTCTTCTTGATCCAGTTTTAAGTTAGTCATGTCCGCCTCGCAGATAGTGTTTCGTCGCTTTGCGACTGGGGATGATGGTTTTCAGAAAAATCTCTTCGTTGGTCTCGACGTAAGGCACCAAATAAACGTAGCTATCGACATCCACGACAAATATTCTTTGATTGGAATATTTATCCGGATTGGGGTGGGCAACATCATCCAGCAAATCGCCGGATTGAATTGCAAATACTACGTCTTCGAATGAGATACCTCGTTCGGCGATTAGAGTCTGATTTTTCTCTGTGTTCCAGTTAAATTGCTTCATGGCCTAGCCTAACATAGCGTGTGCCTATCGTCATCAGCAGCGACCAATTACCGGTCAACCATAGGCAAACTCAACACAGCCTCCGCCCCACCGCCCTGGGCATTGCCAACCTTGATCTCGCCGCCATGCAACACGGCTACTTCCCGGACGAAGGCCAAACCTAGGCCGGTGCTCTTGCGGCCATTATTGGGGCGCGGCAAGGAGTAGAAGCGTTCGAATAAACGTTCCAATGCGTAGTCAGGGATGCCAGGGCCGTAGTCGCGGATACGCAAGATGATTTGCTTGCCGTCGCGGCGGCCGTTGATTTCGATTGTGGACTCGGCAGGGGCAAAGGCCAAGGCGTTATCCAAAAGATTGGAGATGGCCTGCCGCAATAAAAACTCTTCCGCCAGCACCGGTAGCGGTTCGTCTAGCGTCACGGCGGTTTGCAAATTTAGTTGCAGCAGTTGCGGGGCTTTTTCGGCCAGGACGCTATTCAGCAATTCGCCCAAATCCAATAGCTGTGGATCGGATAATTGCTGGCGCTGCTCCAATTCCGCCAGTCCCAACAAACGTTCGATCAATTGATCCAGGCGTTCGGCCTGTTCTTTGGCGTTGCCGGCGAAACGGCGGCGGTCTGCATCCGGTAGTGGTTCTTCCAGCAATTCCGCAGCGCCGCGGATGGCCGCCAGCGGGCTTTTCATTTCATGGGTTAGGGTTTGTACGTAACGCTCGACGTATTGTTTGCCTTCCAATTCCCGGCGCATGCTTTCCAGGGCATGTGCTAGC encodes the following:
- a CDS encoding flagellar brake protein, encoding MEDDYAIFNQKQIVNYLTEIQQRNCILSARYGVNNQSFLTAIVQIDLKHNTLAIDIAPTKELTDRLLLTKRVHFFTQVDGIEATFQGVNIKLVQSPQGPVLMMPLPDRLYWRQRRNYYRVKVPQSHVGTYCQFNFNVTDATTGVQSALTKTFKLLDIGLCGLALINPEHALQQDLLSIEAVSCTLFLHDHEHHHADVGLRAKYSIDVKTSTISTAHRIGFQFTAISPAFESSVQIYMQSIERMLKNIESH
- a CDS encoding BrnT family toxin, yielding MKQFNWNTEKNQTLIAERGISFEDVVFAIQSGDLLDDVAHPNPDKYSNQRIFVVDVDSYVYLVPYVETNEEIFLKTIIPSRKATKHYLRGGHD
- a CDS encoding esterase/lipase family protein — translated: MKANTEADLSCRTLYPIVLLHGIGYRDDMLMLNSWGRIPKVLEAAGAQVVQGGLDAWNSHENSALALKPNIEQLLSETGSTKVNIIAHSKGGLEARYLISKLDMAEKVASLTTVCTPHHGSAVADLVAGDIPDTQNLLSVNFFKRLAQRLGFGAMDILARITGDKSPQAGMAIKQLTRSYLAEFNQQVLDAPGVYYQSYGTLMRRAIDDPVFAATHVLLKRIEGENDGMVSTQSCQWGRFRGLIGDSNLDRGLSHGDLVDYRGLLLTHFNVPAAYLDIVKDLKQQGF
- a CDS encoding DUF6765 family protein, which gives rise to MQTDFHHAVTYVTARTAGFDHDQADIIAYSAQYVDDAVSEGVVHFDNDAFYARIHSSHKSTDVGNLNNDYNHLIWLPFHFLPGNGGKGPGEDPDGTFIQKIVCLPDSPPAKEMVQAAVADKGKPYSLHRLGIALHVYADTWSHQGFAGVIHEINQVEHAREIKSSGMYAKQLQHMLEDWLDDVIPPLGHGRAKMFPDLPFLHWQYKNGRGVWVDRDNPTDFCKAADAMCKAMQQYLNKPPSGLPAADKALLNKIFLELKIKEDKTRHERWLDIVKSGFNGEKFSFGSAEISYVAEGVGSWKEKALGSSWDLRVHPYKPGFLSSNWKLFHDALQLHRLTVLHDILPKYGICAG
- a CDS encoding LuxR C-terminal-related transcriptional regulator; its protein translation is MSVIRLLLPPGFAEIGLDPVELEKQGIVVVTMEPNTAGPMNFAALDLVLIDGEAALQENLTLIDQIKSIAPACKFMVLLRHSSAHAVTYMQAGVTGLLAVLPDAVKLAEIICKLVQGEYYLDQNIAQLLAMRQIKKQLDPFVSLSSREFDVFCLLAEGCSLQAIALQLGISSKTVSNCQTQIKLKLAIDNRGSLRKFANCHGLIIDNSV
- the creC gene encoding two-component system sensor histidine kinase CreC, with the translated sequence MKLSVRLFLGYFLLVAVTGQLVLLLVVKQIGPGVRTALEASLVDTANLLAELAAPDLLQGNIADGHFAQAVKRYSKRPVSATIFGFPKQSLDYRVYVTDATGIVRFDSAGTAVGENYSRWNDVYLTLQGQYGARSTQASPGDKTSSTMHVAAPVRDGEKLVGVVTVAYPTALLQPIVEASKTAVQRGAFWLFGGALLFGAVFNWRLTRAIDLLVGYARSVASGGKASPPKLRSVELSTLAHALESMRRELEGKQYVERYVQTLTHEMKSPLAAIRGAAELLEEPLPDADRRRFAGNAKEQAERLDQLIERLLGLAELEQRQQLSDPQLLDLGELLNSVLAEKAPQLLQLNLQTAVTLDEPLPVLAEEFLLRQAISNLLDNALAFAPAESTIEINGRRDGKQIILRIRDYGPGIPDYALERLFERFYSLPRPNNGRKSTGLGLAFVREVAVLHGGEIKVGNAQGGGAEAVLSLPMVDR
- a CDS encoding PepSY domain-containing protein, with product MKKSLLTLSVLAGFGMLSASAVAADQGLENCIQAVKKEKAGELVKLEKLNVAGKGAYELELRDSNRQEWEFMCDADSGKLTEKESEVADPNSLAFKKNVKVTEEDAATIALKANPGKIEEVEYEVEENGGSSYEFDIVNDKGLETKVEIDAASGKIIETATEEWEIGEEVDEKR